One Coffea eugenioides isolate CCC68of unplaced genomic scaffold, Ceug_1.0 ScVebR1_758;HRSCAF=1489, whole genome shotgun sequence genomic window carries:
- the LOC113758835 gene encoding putative late blight resistance protein homolog R1B-14 isoform X2: MKNLIRFVTLYGVENTELGPLLVHTEAVAINAARLSYKCQFKKGFGPPKDVQESISELLQKIIPVEPQVLETCIKALTASKLSRQSYGDTDEHLLRDFFHSLLCNLWEKLKHGTCPVILQQLQMFYEGLNSLRTILVDKPKMFDEKVRDPTRVVNCYGGDFISPLSLNAIKDAIQAKDMDLVCTELLGIIKLIDAKITEKCPESSSFNFPKTNGLGFVDSLLEKMMDVTSSEAGSIALIDHPIQKVLEELDCLRSLLRKIVELHNEDEDVQAIWNRIVGVAYRIEFLIDSLITGNILDSSSMSIHSILEEMNIIKAAALKICDSERLGGKVKEVTKRFNHMPQQGSKPIVNDVVVGFEDETASIINQLRNGSRQVRIVSIVGMPGCGKTTLARKVYNDSSVKSHFYERVWCTVSQIYQKRNLLLQILTCIESKLPEDVFKMGEEDLALQVKRHLLKNRYLIVLDDVWDIDAWNGLEASFPDDGNGSRVILTSRLRGVAPQAKLDHEPYSLPQLTPNETWDLLKGKLYPGQDLAPPELCEIRQQVVEMCQGLPLTVVILAGILSRMDRYGWKEAVEGLSSRNVSSTEQCTATLELSYKHLPDTLKACFLYFGGFPEDHEHNTKRLISLWVAEGFVQKNQPKRLEDVANDYLMELIGRSLVTVSKPRSIDGVKACRIHDLLYEFCVTKAKEENFSRLVRRDDKLSDINVPCYLRRLCIDSNPEHFDKLRLFAPAIRRLLFLSSGMGNEVYFDFRFIFHIIKLVTVLDLSQIGLDPFPRELELLVHLRYLAILGQGKLDLPPSICNLPNLETLIWRNSSFHCSVSLPDTIWNLKKLRHLELISEGHKYYCFFFPSDNLDNSSQLRDLDFLACLSLDPEENISKLLRKFPNIRKLRCSVNLKPDVEHHVAMDCLSQLESLSLSRVLYGYQQFHIDFQFPLSIKRLTLTYFGMPWRKMAAIGNLPNLEVLKLLEEAFEGEIWEMEAEKFPNVRFLKLASLNIVKWTASSEYEYEDQDYFPRLQKLVLESCDALQEIPSCLGNSSTLEIIEVSKCPNCTSSLEEIQEEQRSNGYTDLKILIS, from the coding sequence ATGAAAAACTTGATCCGTTTTGTCACACTGTATGGCGTTGAAAACACAGAATTGGGACCTTTGTTGGTTCACACTGAAGCTGTGGCTATCAATGCAGCACGCCTCTCTTATAAATGCCAGTTTAAGAAGGGTTTCGGACCGCCCAAGGATGTCCAGGAAAGCATTTCGGAACTGCTGCAGAAGATTATTCCTGTTGAACCGCAAGTCCTTGAGACTTGTATCAAGGCCCTGACTGCTTCAAAGTTATCAAGACAATCATACGGAGACACAGATGAGCATCTGTTGAGAGACTTCTTCCATTCTCTCCTGTGTAATCTTTGGGAGAAACTAAAGCATGGTACTTGTCCTGTGATTTTGCAGCAACTACAAATGTTTTACGAGGGGCTAAATTCCTTGAGAACCATTCTCGTTGATAAGCCAAAGATGTTTGATGAGAAAGTAAGAGATCCAACCCGAGTCGTGAACTGTTATGGAGGAGATTTTATTTCCCCTCTCTCTCTGAATGCAATCAAAGACGCTATACAAGCCAAGGATATGGACCTTGTGTGTACTGAGTTGTTGGGAATAATTAAGCTCATTGATGCAAAAATCACAGAGAAGTGTCCAGAATCATCATCATTCAATTTTCCCAAGACCAATGGATTGGGCTTTGTTGATTCCCTTCTAGAAAAGATGATGGATGTGACGAGTTCTGAGGCTGGTTCGATTGCTTTGATCGATCATCCAATTCAAAAAGTCCTGGAAGAACTTGATTGTTTACGCTCTTTGCTGAGGAAAATTGTGGAGCTGCACAACGAAGACGAGGACGTCCAGGCAATTTGGAATCGTATTGTTGGGGTGGCATATAGGATAGAGTTTCTTATTGACTCCTTAATAACTGGAAATATCTTAGATTCTTCTTCAATGtccattcattccattttagaAGAAATGAACATCATTAAAGCTGCGGCCTTGAAGATTTGTGATAGCGAAAGACTTGGTGGAAAAGTTAAGGAAGTAACGAAGAGATTCAATCACATGCCACAACAAGGAAGTAAGCCAATAGTCAATGATGTGGTGGTGGGATTCGAGGATGAGACGGCATCGATAATCAATCAACTCAGAAATGGATCACGCCAAGTGAGAATTGTTTCCATTGTGGGTATGCCGGGATGCGGTAAGACAACTTTGGCTAGAAAAGTGTACAATGATTCTTCAGTGAAGTCCCATTTTTATGAGCGTGTTTGGTGTACTGTTtctcaaatatatcaaaagagAAATCTGTTGCTTCAAATTTTGACTTGTATTGAGTCCAAGCTTCCTGAGGATGTTTTTAAGATGGGTGAAGAAGATCTGGCTCTTCAAGTCAAAAGACATTTGCTGAAAAACAGATATCTCATTGTTTTGGACGATGTATGGGACATTGATGCATGGAACGGATTGGAAGCCTCATTCCCTGATGATGGAAATGGAAGTAGAGTTATCTTGACAAGTCGGCTCCGTGGTGTTGCTCCGCAAGCCAAACTTGACCATGAACCGTATTCTCTTCCTCAACTCACTCCTAATGAGACCTGGGATTTGCTAAAAGGGAAGTTATATCCTGGACAAGATTTGGCTCCTCCAGAACTATGTGAAATTCGACAGCAAGTCGTGGAAATGTGTCAAGGACTACCTCTTACGGTTGTCATTCTTGCCGGAATTCTCTCAAGGATGGACCGATATGGTTGGAAAGAAGCTGTGGAAGGTTTAAGTTCAAGGAATGTTTCTAGTACGGAACAGTGTACCGCTACATTAGAGCTGAGTTACAAACATTTACCTGATACTTTGAAGgcatgttttctttattttggaggCTTTCCAGAAGACCATGAACACAATACCAAGAGGCTGATTTCTCTATGGGTCGCTGAAGGATTTGTTCAAAAAAATCAGCCCAAGAGATTGGAGGATGTGGCAAATGATTACCTGATGGAACTCATTGGCAGAAGCTTAGTCACAGTTTCCAAACCAAGATCCATTGATGGGGTCAAAGCTTGTCGCATTCACGATTTGTTATATGAGTTTTGCGTGACAAAAGCCAAAGAAGAAAACTTTTCGCGGCTGGTACGTAGGGATGATAAACTATCTGATATCAATGTGCCATGCTACCTACGCCGTTTATGCATTGATTCTAATCCTGAGCACTTTGACAAGTTAAGGTTATTTGCTCCTGCCATACGCCGTCTATTATTCTTAAGTAGTGGCATGGGCAACGAAGTATATTTTGATTTTAGGTtcatttttcacatcatcaAACTTGTTACAGTGTTAGATTTGAGCCAAATTGGACTCGACCCCTTTCCTAGAGAGTTAGAACTGCTTGTTCACTTGCGCTACTTGGCGATTCTAGGTCAAGGTAAACTCGATCTCCCACCATCAATATGCAATCTCCCGAATTTAGAAACTTTGATTTGGCGAAATTCTTCATTTCATTGTTCAGTTTCACTACCAGATACCATATGGAACCTGAAGAAACTAAGGCATTTAGAACTAATTAGTGAGGGCCATAagtattattgtttcttcttcCCTAGCGACAATCTTGACAATTCGTCACAGTTGCGTGACTTAGATTTCTTGGCCTGTTTGTCTCTCGATCCTGAGGAAAACATCAGCAAGCTGTTGAGAAAGTTTCCAAATATCCGCAAACTGAGATGCTCTGTCAATCTCAAGCCAGATGTTGAACATCATGTAGCAATGGATTGTCTAAGTCAGTTGGAATCACTCAGTCTGAGTCGCGTCCTATACGGTTATCAGCAATTTCATATAGATTTCCAATTTCCTTTGAGTATTAAAAGGTTGACCCTGACTTATTTTGGCATGCCGTGGAGAAAAATGGCAGCAATTGGAAATCTGCCAAATCTTGAGGTGCTCAAATTACTCGAGGAAGCCTTTGAGGGGGAAATATGGGAAATGGAAGCAGAGAAGTTCCCTAATGTTCGCTTCTTGAaattagcttccttgaacattGTGAAGTGGACAGCCTCCTCCGAGTATGAGTACGAGGACCAGGACTATTTTCCTCGTCTCCAGAAGTTAGTGTTGGAAAGCTGTGATGCATTGCAGGAGATCCCTTCTTGTTTGGGAAATAGTTCAACTCTTGAAATAATTGAGGTGTCTAAATGTCCCAACTGTACCAGTTCATTGGAGGAAATTCAGGAAGAGCAAAGAAGCAATGGATATACCGatctgaagatccttatctcATGA
- the LOC113758835 gene encoding putative late blight resistance protein homolog R1B-14 isoform X1, producing MKNLIRFVTLYGVENTELGPLLVHTEAVAINAARLSYKCQFKKGFGPPKDVQESISELLQKIIPVEPQVLETCIKALTASKLSRQSYGDTDEHLLRDFFHSLLCNLWEKLKHGTCPVILQQLQMFYEGLNSLRTILVDKPKMFDEKVRDPTRVVNCYGGDFISPLSLNAIKDAIQAKDMDLVCTELLGIIKLIDAKITEKCPESSSFNFPKTNGLGFVDSLLEKMMDVTSSEAGSIALIDHPIQKVLEELDCLRSLLRKIVELHNEDEDVQAIWNRIVGVAYRIEFLIDSLITGNILDSSSMSIHSILEEMNIIKAAALKICDSERLGGKVKEVTKRFNHMPQQGSKPIVNDVVVGFEDETASIINQLRNGSRQVRIVSIVGMPGCGKTTLARKVYNDSSVKSHFYERVWCTVSQIYQKRNLLLQILTCIESKLPEDVFKMGEEDLALQVKRHLLKNRYLIVLDDVWDIDAWNGLEASFPDDGNGSRVILTSRLRGVAPQAKLDHEPYSLPQLTPNETWDLLKGKLYPGQDLAPPELCEIRQQVVEMCQGLPLTVVILAGILSRMDRYGWKEAVEGLSSRNVSSTEQCTATLELSYKHLPDTLKACFLYFGGFPEDHEHNTKRLISLWVAEGFVQKNQPKRLEDVANDYLMELIGRSLVTVSKPRSIDGVKACRIHDLLYEFCVTKAKEENFSRLVRRDDKLSDINVPCYLRRLCIDSNPEHFDKLRLFAPAIRRLLFLSSGMGNEVYFDFRFIFHIIKLVTVLDLSQIGLDPFPRELELLVHLRYLAILGQGKLDLPPSICNLPNLETLIWRNSSFHCSVSLPDTIWNLKKLRHLELISEGHKYYCFFFPSDNLDNSSQLRDLDFLACLSLDPEENISKLLRKFPNIRKLRCSVNLKPDVEHHVAMDCLSQLESLSLSRVLYGYQQFHIDFQFPLSIKRLTLTYFGMPWRKMAAIGNLPNLEVLKLLEEAFEGEIWEMEAEKFPNVRFLKLASLNIVKWTASSEYEYEDQDYFPRLQKLVLESCDALQEIPSCLGNSSTLEIIEVSKCPNCTSSLEEIQEEQRSNGYTDLKILISSNGYTDLKILIS from the coding sequence ATGAAAAACTTGATCCGTTTTGTCACACTGTATGGCGTTGAAAACACAGAATTGGGACCTTTGTTGGTTCACACTGAAGCTGTGGCTATCAATGCAGCACGCCTCTCTTATAAATGCCAGTTTAAGAAGGGTTTCGGACCGCCCAAGGATGTCCAGGAAAGCATTTCGGAACTGCTGCAGAAGATTATTCCTGTTGAACCGCAAGTCCTTGAGACTTGTATCAAGGCCCTGACTGCTTCAAAGTTATCAAGACAATCATACGGAGACACAGATGAGCATCTGTTGAGAGACTTCTTCCATTCTCTCCTGTGTAATCTTTGGGAGAAACTAAAGCATGGTACTTGTCCTGTGATTTTGCAGCAACTACAAATGTTTTACGAGGGGCTAAATTCCTTGAGAACCATTCTCGTTGATAAGCCAAAGATGTTTGATGAGAAAGTAAGAGATCCAACCCGAGTCGTGAACTGTTATGGAGGAGATTTTATTTCCCCTCTCTCTCTGAATGCAATCAAAGACGCTATACAAGCCAAGGATATGGACCTTGTGTGTACTGAGTTGTTGGGAATAATTAAGCTCATTGATGCAAAAATCACAGAGAAGTGTCCAGAATCATCATCATTCAATTTTCCCAAGACCAATGGATTGGGCTTTGTTGATTCCCTTCTAGAAAAGATGATGGATGTGACGAGTTCTGAGGCTGGTTCGATTGCTTTGATCGATCATCCAATTCAAAAAGTCCTGGAAGAACTTGATTGTTTACGCTCTTTGCTGAGGAAAATTGTGGAGCTGCACAACGAAGACGAGGACGTCCAGGCAATTTGGAATCGTATTGTTGGGGTGGCATATAGGATAGAGTTTCTTATTGACTCCTTAATAACTGGAAATATCTTAGATTCTTCTTCAATGtccattcattccattttagaAGAAATGAACATCATTAAAGCTGCGGCCTTGAAGATTTGTGATAGCGAAAGACTTGGTGGAAAAGTTAAGGAAGTAACGAAGAGATTCAATCACATGCCACAACAAGGAAGTAAGCCAATAGTCAATGATGTGGTGGTGGGATTCGAGGATGAGACGGCATCGATAATCAATCAACTCAGAAATGGATCACGCCAAGTGAGAATTGTTTCCATTGTGGGTATGCCGGGATGCGGTAAGACAACTTTGGCTAGAAAAGTGTACAATGATTCTTCAGTGAAGTCCCATTTTTATGAGCGTGTTTGGTGTACTGTTtctcaaatatatcaaaagagAAATCTGTTGCTTCAAATTTTGACTTGTATTGAGTCCAAGCTTCCTGAGGATGTTTTTAAGATGGGTGAAGAAGATCTGGCTCTTCAAGTCAAAAGACATTTGCTGAAAAACAGATATCTCATTGTTTTGGACGATGTATGGGACATTGATGCATGGAACGGATTGGAAGCCTCATTCCCTGATGATGGAAATGGAAGTAGAGTTATCTTGACAAGTCGGCTCCGTGGTGTTGCTCCGCAAGCCAAACTTGACCATGAACCGTATTCTCTTCCTCAACTCACTCCTAATGAGACCTGGGATTTGCTAAAAGGGAAGTTATATCCTGGACAAGATTTGGCTCCTCCAGAACTATGTGAAATTCGACAGCAAGTCGTGGAAATGTGTCAAGGACTACCTCTTACGGTTGTCATTCTTGCCGGAATTCTCTCAAGGATGGACCGATATGGTTGGAAAGAAGCTGTGGAAGGTTTAAGTTCAAGGAATGTTTCTAGTACGGAACAGTGTACCGCTACATTAGAGCTGAGTTACAAACATTTACCTGATACTTTGAAGgcatgttttctttattttggaggCTTTCCAGAAGACCATGAACACAATACCAAGAGGCTGATTTCTCTATGGGTCGCTGAAGGATTTGTTCAAAAAAATCAGCCCAAGAGATTGGAGGATGTGGCAAATGATTACCTGATGGAACTCATTGGCAGAAGCTTAGTCACAGTTTCCAAACCAAGATCCATTGATGGGGTCAAAGCTTGTCGCATTCACGATTTGTTATATGAGTTTTGCGTGACAAAAGCCAAAGAAGAAAACTTTTCGCGGCTGGTACGTAGGGATGATAAACTATCTGATATCAATGTGCCATGCTACCTACGCCGTTTATGCATTGATTCTAATCCTGAGCACTTTGACAAGTTAAGGTTATTTGCTCCTGCCATACGCCGTCTATTATTCTTAAGTAGTGGCATGGGCAACGAAGTATATTTTGATTTTAGGTtcatttttcacatcatcaAACTTGTTACAGTGTTAGATTTGAGCCAAATTGGACTCGACCCCTTTCCTAGAGAGTTAGAACTGCTTGTTCACTTGCGCTACTTGGCGATTCTAGGTCAAGGTAAACTCGATCTCCCACCATCAATATGCAATCTCCCGAATTTAGAAACTTTGATTTGGCGAAATTCTTCATTTCATTGTTCAGTTTCACTACCAGATACCATATGGAACCTGAAGAAACTAAGGCATTTAGAACTAATTAGTGAGGGCCATAagtattattgtttcttcttcCCTAGCGACAATCTTGACAATTCGTCACAGTTGCGTGACTTAGATTTCTTGGCCTGTTTGTCTCTCGATCCTGAGGAAAACATCAGCAAGCTGTTGAGAAAGTTTCCAAATATCCGCAAACTGAGATGCTCTGTCAATCTCAAGCCAGATGTTGAACATCATGTAGCAATGGATTGTCTAAGTCAGTTGGAATCACTCAGTCTGAGTCGCGTCCTATACGGTTATCAGCAATTTCATATAGATTTCCAATTTCCTTTGAGTATTAAAAGGTTGACCCTGACTTATTTTGGCATGCCGTGGAGAAAAATGGCAGCAATTGGAAATCTGCCAAATCTTGAGGTGCTCAAATTACTCGAGGAAGCCTTTGAGGGGGAAATATGGGAAATGGAAGCAGAGAAGTTCCCTAATGTTCGCTTCTTGAaattagcttccttgaacattGTGAAGTGGACAGCCTCCTCCGAGTATGAGTACGAGGACCAGGACTATTTTCCTCGTCTCCAGAAGTTAGTGTTGGAAAGCTGTGATGCATTGCAGGAGATCCCTTCTTGTTTGGGAAATAGTTCAACTCTTGAAATAATTGAGGTGTCTAAATGTCCCAACTGTACCAGTTCATTGGAGGAAATTCAGGAAGAGCAAAGAAGCAATGGATATACCGatctgaagatccttatctc